From the genome of Scytonema hofmannii PCC 7110, one region includes:
- a CDS encoding neutral zinc metallopeptidase, with the protein MKALRVLTATLISLGSVLVSLPAKAEWPPQTVIDGVYAGIQHIHGYKATPKLVWGVARGKRGGCGLILGSQYCKRNHTVYITAQDVRMAYQHGDAALAYIIGHEYAHAMQTAYGFQPRVTPISELQADCLAGVYLGLIPNIVFDKRDILEIATLAHRIGDYQWGQRHHHGTPEQRVRAVILGMKGAVNGSNIRACQVRRV; encoded by the coding sequence ATGAAGGCACTCAGGGTACTGACTGCGACCTTAATCAGTCTTGGATCTGTGCTAGTGAGTTTACCTGCTAAAGCAGAATGGCCACCCCAAACTGTAATAGATGGAGTCTATGCCGGAATTCAACATATTCATGGTTATAAAGCGACACCAAAATTAGTCTGGGGCGTTGCACGAGGAAAGCGTGGTGGTTGCGGACTTATTTTGGGTAGCCAGTATTGCAAACGCAATCACACCGTTTACATTACTGCTCAAGATGTTAGGATGGCGTATCAGCATGGAGATGCTGCTCTGGCTTACATTATTGGTCACGAGTATGCTCATGCTATGCAAACAGCTTATGGCTTTCAACCCAGAGTGACACCCATCTCAGAACTACAAGCAGATTGTTTAGCAGGTGTTTACTTGGGATTAATTCCCAATATTGTTTTTGACAAACGAGATATTTTGGAAATCGCAACTCTAGCTCATCGAATCGGAGATTATCAATGGGGTCAAAGACACCATCATGGAACTCCAGAACAACGTGTGAGGGCTGTTATCCTGGGGATGAAAGGCGCTGTTAATGGAAGTAATATCCGTGCTTGCCAAGTTCGTAGAGTATAA
- a CDS encoding pentapeptide repeat-containing protein: protein MDEFEEILRLNALREEIIKRYEALERNFTGTDLRNIRINYPCFMDVNFSGVNLEGSVFNGIYLVNTSFRSANLERSHLRAFIY from the coding sequence ATGGATGAATTTGAAGAAATTTTGAGACTGAACGCTTTGCGGGAAGAGATTATAAAGCGTTACGAGGCTCTCGAACGAAACTTTACTGGTACTGATTTGAGAAATATCCGTATTAATTATCCCTGTTTCATGGATGTTAATTTCAGCGGTGTCAATCTGGAAGGGTCTGTTTTCAACGGCATCTACTTGGTTAATACCAGTTTTAGGAGTGCTAATTTGGAAAGGAGCCATTTGCGTGCATTTATATATTAA